In a single window of the Terriglobus roseus genome:
- a CDS encoding FMN-dependent NADH-azoreductase produces the protein MPTLLHIDSSPLYDRSISRALTSEFVTQWKAAHPDGKVVVRDLNATVIPPIDAAWVGAVFTPEEAQTPEQKEIVTLSNTLLAELFEADEYVIGVPMHNFGPPSVLKLWVDQIARVGKTFSYADGTPKGLIVGKKATFLIATGGIYDAQTQMASYNFVEPYLRSVFGFLGVTDATFFTAGGVQAVNHGKVDRKTFLVPHLQAVQAHVNQAL, from the coding sequence ATGCCCACGCTGCTTCATATCGATTCCAGCCCGCTCTACGACCGTTCTATCTCCCGCGCGCTCACGAGCGAGTTCGTCACGCAGTGGAAGGCCGCGCACCCGGACGGCAAGGTCGTGGTGCGCGACCTGAATGCCACCGTCATCCCGCCGATCGATGCGGCGTGGGTTGGAGCCGTCTTTACCCCGGAAGAGGCGCAGACACCAGAGCAGAAGGAGATCGTGACGCTCTCCAACACCCTGCTGGCCGAACTCTTCGAGGCGGATGAGTATGTGATCGGCGTGCCGATGCATAACTTCGGCCCACCGTCGGTCCTGAAGCTGTGGGTCGACCAGATCGCTCGCGTCGGCAAGACCTTCAGTTACGCGGACGGCACACCCAAGGGGTTGATCGTGGGGAAGAAGGCGACCTTTCTCATTGCGACCGGCGGCATCTACGACGCACAGACGCAGATGGCCTCCTACAACTTCGTGGAGCCGTACCTGCGTTCGGTCTTCGGTTTCCTGGGTGTCACGGACGCGACCTTCTTCACAGCAGGTGGAGTCCAGGCAGTCAATCACGGCAAGGTGGACCGCAAAACCTTCCTGGTGCCGCATCTGCAGGCAGTGCAGGCGCATGTGAACCAGGCACTCTAA
- a CDS encoding TIGR00266 family protein — MQSRIHGTTMPAIEFLLQPGETVISEAGELSWMSASIGMHTHTQAGGGGGFLGAIKRMAGGGTLFMTEYTAQQYPGEVAFATKVPGHIVPVELHGNGDEYMIHRHGFLCATPGIGLGLGFQQSLGAGIFGGDGFLLQKIYGNGTAWLELSGEVIVRDLQPGETLRVHPGHVGAFHAGVRFEITRVPGIRNMFFGGDGIFLAALTGPGRIWLQTLPISNLAHKLQEYLPGPDRETRAGVGGGIAGAVIGSMFNDR; from the coding sequence ATGCAGTCACGCATTCACGGCACCACCATGCCCGCCATTGAATTCCTTTTGCAGCCCGGCGAGACGGTCATCTCGGAAGCCGGCGAGCTTAGCTGGATGTCCGCGTCCATCGGCATGCATACGCACACGCAGGCCGGTGGTGGTGGCGGCTTTCTGGGCGCCATCAAGCGCATGGCCGGTGGCGGTACGCTGTTCATGACGGAGTACACCGCACAGCAGTATCCCGGCGAGGTCGCCTTCGCGACCAAGGTTCCCGGCCATATCGTGCCGGTGGAGCTGCACGGCAACGGCGATGAGTACATGATCCATCGCCACGGCTTTCTGTGCGCCACACCTGGCATCGGACTCGGCCTCGGCTTTCAGCAATCGCTGGGTGCCGGGATCTTCGGCGGCGATGGCTTCCTCTTGCAGAAGATCTACGGCAACGGCACCGCGTGGCTCGAACTCTCCGGCGAAGTCATCGTCCGTGACCTGCAGCCGGGTGAAACGCTGCGCGTCCACCCCGGCCATGTGGGGGCCTTCCACGCCGGCGTTCGCTTCGAAATCACCCGCGTGCCCGGCATCCGCAACATGTTCTTTGGTGGCGACGGCATCTTCCTCGCCGCACTCACCGGTCCGGGCCGCATCTGGCTGCAGACGCTGCCCATCAGCAACCTTGCCCACAAGCTGCAGGAATACCTGCCCGGCCCCGATCGCGAAACACGAGCCGGCGTGGGCGGAGGCATCGCAGGCGCTGTCATCGGCAGCATGTTCAACGACCGCTAG
- a CDS encoding carboxymuconolactone decarboxylase family protein — translation MEEKRIDYWKVWPEGVQALTAMGKAVNQSGLEQSLMELVKLRASLMNGCAFCIDMHSKDALAAGETTERLFGLNAWRETPFFTPRERAALQWTESLTNISEGHAPDFAYNEVVANFSPDEVVKLTFAIVAINSWNRIALAFRKPTAGSYHAPAAATE, via the coding sequence ATGGAAGAGAAGCGCATCGACTATTGGAAGGTCTGGCCCGAAGGCGTTCAGGCGCTGACGGCCATGGGCAAAGCGGTGAACCAGTCCGGCCTGGAGCAGTCGCTGATGGAGCTGGTCAAGCTCCGCGCGTCGCTGATGAATGGCTGTGCCTTCTGCATCGACATGCACAGCAAGGACGCGCTGGCGGCAGGCGAAACGACCGAACGCCTCTTCGGGTTGAATGCGTGGCGCGAGACACCCTTCTTCACACCACGCGAACGCGCCGCACTGCAGTGGACGGAGAGCCTGACCAACATCAGCGAAGGCCACGCGCCGGACTTTGCCTACAACGAGGTGGTTGCAAACTTCTCGCCGGATGAGGTGGTGAAGCTGACGTTCGCCATCGTCGCTATCAACTCATGGAACCGCATCGCTCTGGCCTTTCGAAAACCGACTGCCGGCAGTTATCACGCACCCGCTGCAGCCACCGAATAG
- the rsfS gene encoding ribosome silencing factor, whose product MPSLESNQLLRAAVDACDSKKAEDITILALDPSESSLTDYFLICSGTNERQNAAIADEIEFRLKNDFGTYPNAVEGRRQGEWVLMDYVDFVVHIFMPEKRAFYGLERLRRSAKTMSIDDLDGEIKAALVKTRAKVAKKTAKAESADDFAEASSGSASGKLPAVKTAAKTVVKKAAAKKTVAPKAVAPKKAVKTAAKKAEKTVVAVKAAAPKKTAKKAAKKS is encoded by the coding sequence ATGCCCTCACTGGAATCCAACCAGCTTCTCCGCGCCGCGGTCGATGCCTGCGATAGCAAGAAAGCCGAAGACATCACCATCCTGGCGCTGGACCCCTCGGAAAGCTCGCTGACAGACTACTTCCTCATCTGCAGCGGCACCAACGAACGCCAGAACGCCGCCATTGCAGACGAGATTGAGTTTCGTTTGAAGAACGACTTCGGCACCTATCCGAACGCGGTGGAAGGGCGCCGTCAGGGGGAATGGGTCCTGATGGATTATGTGGACTTCGTCGTCCACATCTTCATGCCGGAGAAGCGCGCCTTCTACGGCCTGGAGCGTCTGCGCCGGTCCGCAAAGACCATGTCCATTGACGATCTGGATGGCGAGATCAAGGCAGCGCTGGTGAAAACCCGCGCCAAGGTAGCCAAGAAGACCGCAAAGGCCGAATCTGCGGACGACTTCGCCGAAGCCAGCAGCGGCTCCGCATCCGGCAAGCTGCCAGCGGTGAAGACCGCTGCCAAGACCGTCGTAAAGAAAGCCGCTGCGAAGAAGACCGTCGCGCCAAAGGCCGTGGCACCAAAGAAGGCTGTGAAGACCGCCGCGAAGAAAGCGGAGAAGACAGTAGTGGCTGTGAAGGCCGCTGCACCCAAGAAAACTGCCAAGAAGGCTGCGAAAAAATCGTAG
- a CDS encoding 23S rRNA (pseudouridine(1915)-N(3))-methyltransferase RlmH codes for MALKVSLLAVRNGSAEKAVEALALDYLKRCGKTLPAVSRTYRTEAALLAAVADERKSGATQFFMADLGGASLDSLQFAEKLRSARDGGVRHVVLAIGPASGWSEEARSMADLRLALGAMTLPHELAWLVLAEQIYRASTILQGHPYHLGH; via the coding sequence ATGGCCCTGAAGGTTTCGCTGCTGGCGGTGCGGAATGGCTCCGCGGAGAAGGCGGTTGAGGCGCTTGCGCTTGACTACCTGAAGCGCTGCGGCAAGACGCTGCCTGCTGTCAGCCGCACCTATCGCACCGAGGCGGCTCTGCTGGCCGCAGTGGCCGACGAACGGAAGTCCGGGGCGACGCAGTTCTTCATGGCTGATCTGGGCGGAGCATCACTGGACAGTCTGCAGTTCGCCGAGAAGCTTCGATCCGCTCGCGACGGCGGCGTTCGTCACGTGGTGCTGGCCATTGGACCGGCCAGCGGATGGAGCGAGGAGGCGCGATCGATGGCGGATCTGCGCCTGGCACTGGGCGCCATGACACTGCCGCATGAGCTGGCATGGCTGGTGCTGGCCGAGCAGATCTATCGCGCGAGCACCATTCTGCAGGGCCACCCGTACCACCTGGGCCATTGA
- a CDS encoding TetR/AcrR family transcriptional regulator, giving the protein MSAPSAQPDVAESTDRRSLRSRQSLMDALGKVLTKKDFQEISIQEIADEANLTRATFYLHYPDKDALLQAMTAVRFGESLRQRLDSSPNCGGGLRTIALGVCEYLSRATGCPSGLSRMSLERSVIPVLEGILQDGVKKFNLAGGVDPEILSAIVAWAIFGAATHWALTPNRMPAEQMADVIDSLVSPLWQGVTSAPSL; this is encoded by the coding sequence ATGTCAGCCCCGTCCGCACAACCCGATGTTGCGGAATCCACGGACCGGCGCTCGCTTCGCAGTCGGCAGTCCCTGATGGACGCGCTCGGCAAGGTGCTGACGAAGAAGGACTTCCAGGAAATTTCTATCCAGGAGATCGCCGACGAAGCGAATCTTACCCGGGCCACCTTCTATCTGCACTACCCGGACAAAGATGCTCTGCTGCAGGCCATGACTGCCGTTCGTTTCGGCGAGTCGCTGCGGCAGCGGCTCGACTCCTCACCGAACTGCGGAGGCGGCCTGCGGACCATCGCTCTGGGCGTCTGCGAGTATCTGTCCAGGGCCACCGGATGCCCCAGCGGCCTGAGCAGGATGTCGCTCGAGCGCTCCGTGATCCCGGTCCTTGAGGGCATCCTTCAGGACGGGGTGAAGAAGTTCAACCTGGCTGGCGGCGTCGATCCGGAGATTCTTTCAGCGATCGTCGCGTGGGCCATCTTCGGTGCGGCTACCCATTGGGCCCTGACGCCGAATCGCATGCCTGCGGAGCAGATGGCAGACGTAATTGACTCGCTCGTGAGCCCGCTGTGGCAGGGCGTTACCTCCGCTCCTTCGCTCTAG
- the cobO gene encoding cob(I)yrinic acid a,c-diamide adenosyltransferase gives MTIEDSTGTQRRGLLLIHTGAGKGKTTAALGTAMRAAGNGMRVLVLQFLKGSWHYGELDAAERFGGDLVIRQMGRGFVKVGGAETDPEDLRMVQAAWDDAVAAMQSGEWDLLILDEINYAIGYGMLDPAVVGAALEARPPMLHVILTGRNAHPLLVELADTVTEMREVKHAYTRGILAQRGIEF, from the coding sequence ATGACAATCGAAGATTCCACAGGCACACAGCGACGCGGCCTGCTGCTGATCCACACCGGCGCGGGCAAGGGCAAGACCACTGCAGCCCTGGGCACCGCCATGCGTGCGGCCGGCAACGGCATGCGCGTCCTGGTGCTGCAGTTCCTCAAGGGATCATGGCACTACGGGGAACTGGACGCGGCGGAACGCTTCGGTGGCGATCTGGTCATCCGGCAGATGGGCCGTGGTTTCGTAAAGGTTGGCGGTGCCGAAACCGATCCTGAGGATCTGAGGATGGTCCAGGCCGCGTGGGACGATGCCGTTGCGGCCATGCAATCCGGCGAGTGGGACCTTCTTATCCTGGACGAGATCAACTACGCCATCGGCTACGGCATGCTGGACCCCGCGGTGGTCGGTGCGGCCCTCGAAGCGCGTCCGCCGATGTTGCACGTCATCCTCACCGGGCGAAACGCGCACCCGCTGCTGGTAGAACTCGCCGACACCGTGACCGAGATGCGCGAGGTGAAGCACGCCTACACCAGGGGCATCCTCGCCCAGCGCGGCATCGAGTTCTAG
- a CDS encoding GWxTD domain-containing protein, with protein sequence MYRLRSLLLILVALLLVSPSLHAVSVKNLPPVYRHWLTQEVNYIIESPEREEFLTLKTDAERDAFMKSFWDSRNPDPGSEINTYKEEHYKRLAYANEHFGNYEARDGWATDQGMIWITLGEPKQKITYPSRANVRPIIIWFYQSPTPALQSYFSVLFYKRSTGEDYALYSPYQDGPNRLITGLETGNDQARSLQQLRKALGSEVARTAVSLIPTEPVNLAEFSPSMMSDALLANIRGLADNPLEIARVNRNRREKVTSSIMSEDAPPEVKYAVIRDENGHATADMFVRLAHPDAGIAGARKAGGTGYDLTLQQHITTADGRAVYDTVSTIAAPLSPAALDVARHKVFAAEDQLPLEPGKYVVQTTLTNNINLQAHRVTSTVNIPVRGKTLAMGDPVAFAGRPGQIAGQRVPFTYAGVRFAPAGVGTISLHAGDPLQAVFQLWLPRNADGAWNKQPVAMHFYYGSALSGAKPLDEADETVDPSNADAGGNFVSGHTFHTEGLEPGNYRVIIRATQPGSPAAFGTMTLRVELTGVPTAGWSAYGPPEPQQEEMKRALSAEASGANDAAIAYLTKDLDLHPQNIRSLGRLATLLAEQHKVHETAQLVERPAFRDAVDMATLTLVSEALVTTGQPAQAMDLLNRQSRLQSLNAMLYTELAKLDDQAGKHSDGDVARKQAQAIGAKNISEK encoded by the coding sequence TTGTACCGTCTTCGCTCCCTCCTTCTCATCCTCGTTGCCTTGCTGCTTGTCAGCCCGTCTCTCCATGCGGTGAGCGTGAAGAATTTGCCGCCGGTCTATCGGCACTGGCTGACGCAGGAGGTGAACTACATCATCGAAAGTCCAGAGCGGGAAGAGTTCCTGACGCTGAAGACGGATGCCGAGCGCGACGCGTTCATGAAGAGCTTCTGGGATTCGAGGAATCCGGATCCTGGTTCGGAGATCAACACCTACAAAGAGGAGCACTATAAGCGCCTCGCCTACGCAAACGAGCACTTTGGAAACTACGAAGCGCGCGATGGCTGGGCTACCGACCAGGGCATGATCTGGATCACGCTGGGGGAGCCGAAGCAGAAGATTACCTATCCCAGCCGGGCGAACGTCCGCCCCATCATCATCTGGTTCTATCAATCGCCGACGCCGGCGCTGCAGTCCTACTTTTCGGTGCTGTTCTACAAGCGGAGCACGGGCGAAGACTACGCTCTGTACTCGCCCTATCAGGACGGCCCCAATCGCCTGATCACCGGTCTGGAAACGGGCAATGATCAGGCCCGCAGCCTGCAGCAGTTGCGGAAAGCACTCGGCAGCGAAGTGGCGCGCACGGCTGTTTCGTTGATCCCCACCGAGCCGGTCAATCTTGCGGAATTCTCGCCCAGCATGATGTCGGACGCGCTGCTGGCAAACATCCGGGGTCTTGCAGACAATCCCTTGGAGATCGCGCGCGTAAACCGCAATCGCCGCGAGAAGGTGACGTCCAGCATCATGTCGGAGGATGCTCCGCCCGAGGTGAAGTACGCAGTCATACGGGACGAAAACGGACATGCGACGGCGGATATGTTTGTGCGGCTCGCGCATCCCGATGCGGGCATCGCCGGCGCGCGCAAGGCTGGCGGTACCGGCTACGATCTGACGCTGCAACAGCACATTACAACGGCAGACGGCCGCGCTGTATATGACACGGTCAGTACCATCGCAGCGCCGCTATCGCCCGCAGCCCTGGACGTCGCACGCCACAAGGTCTTTGCGGCAGAAGACCAGCTTCCCCTGGAGCCGGGCAAGTATGTGGTCCAGACGACGCTGACGAACAACATCAACCTGCAGGCGCACCGCGTCACCAGCACGGTAAACATTCCTGTTCGCGGTAAGACGCTCGCGATGGGAGATCCAGTGGCCTTTGCAGGTCGTCCCGGCCAGATCGCCGGGCAGCGTGTGCCCTTCACCTACGCGGGGGTCCGATTTGCCCCGGCAGGCGTTGGCACCATCTCACTGCACGCCGGCGACCCGCTGCAGGCTGTCTTCCAGCTCTGGCTGCCGCGCAATGCCGACGGCGCATGGAACAAGCAGCCCGTTGCAATGCACTTCTATTACGGCTCGGCTCTCTCTGGCGCGAAGCCGCTGGATGAAGCAGACGAGACTGTCGATCCGTCGAATGCAGATGCGGGTGGCAACTTCGTCAGTGGCCACACCTTCCACACGGAAGGGCTCGAGCCTGGGAATTATCGCGTCATCATCCGTGCCACGCAGCCCGGCAGTCCCGCTGCCTTCGGCACGATGACCTTGCGCGTCGAGCTAACCGGGGTTCCCACGGCTGGCTGGTCCGCCTACGGTCCGCCCGAACCGCAGCAGGAAGAGATGAAGCGCGCGCTTTCAGCAGAGGCCAGCGGAGCGAACGATGCAGCGATCGCCTACCTCACGAAGGATCTTGATCTGCATCCACAAAACATCCGCAGCCTGGGCCGGCTCGCCACATTGCTGGCTGAACAGCACAAGGTCCATGAGACGGCGCAACTCGTGGAACGCCCGGCCTTCCGGGATGCCGTGGACATGGCAACGCTGACCCTGGTCTCCGAGGCGCTTGTCACCACCGGCCAACCGGCGCAGGCGATGGATTTGCTCAATCGTCAAAGCCGGTTGCAGTCTCTGAACGCCATGCTGTACACCGAACTTGCAAAGCTCGACGACCAGGCGGGGAAGCACTCCGATGGTGATGTGGCGCGGAAGCAGGCACAGGCGATCGGCGCAAAAAACATTTCGGAGAAGTAA
- a CDS encoding TonB-dependent receptor has protein sequence MNKQFVRLALAACLISAPTVFCTSSAFAQDQSAVTGGLNGSVTDPSGAAIVGAKVTITGPQGSITTTTDKNGRFGATTLRPGYYDVKVEQAGFSTTTAVHNEVNVSTTSSLNLKMNVGSEATTVQVTSEAVPVDTESTAITATLTDTFYNAIPMPRNVTAIFYAAPGVQSGQVNASANQVGPGANNPSIGGASGLENLYVVDGVTITDQAFGSIGTFNRYHGSLGTGINLAFIKEVDVKTYGFEPQYGKATGGIVQIVTKSGGNAFHGALSAYFAPAAFYASRRQFYQYGYKLSTPSQTLSSPAFDAAIEIGGYVPHLKDKLFFFGAFDPSLTRSMVQANPNAPAASVALGAFGTTASSMNYAGKLTYKMGERTTLELTAFGDPSRHNTVPSTLSSGDPNSTKSSWNYGSQDELARLDTALSNSWTVDLSYSYNHNHFSEIPAFNQYAVTNTVPTFSGGASVTSGLGAYEPSVNNTYSISANTAKIVHLFGTHTFSVGYGYDHTNFADFPTRSGNLFPVVTTNYLGGAVAKKSYVPTGVLTDGQFNIAPINSSDLTDHTCTACPIVNGVSVYASSTRGQYAGRSILAQGRYHQAYGEDVYQMNKFITLNLGVRWEQQRMTAPVQSYNYGASWSPRVGINIDPMGDRKSKIFFNFGRNFWAAPLDAAIRSLGGEIDSYNMAFAPTYNAATGTFTIIPDQAHALNGTPRRTSGGSTTNFAAPTYSLGGEGVLAGTKQEYEDEYVAGYERTLGKTLVFKARYTDRRLGRIIEDVGSQSPEGFYILSGFNGGITNPGPKTDIAINEQEVTYTPAQYAAAQARSVGGAYVAPVAGCTADNDTAAALGGIFVNGRNQPVGGACILNPDTADNAANPAVNANGGDGIPDGFVKPIRRFNSVEFELDKRFSNHWLAVTNFRWGNLYGNYEGAYRNDNGQSDPGISSLFDFTSGKLGLLGDQFTPGPLSSDRRTVGNVFLSYSFAGGSTNSFISNAVKGLTLGLGARGQSGVPLSVLGIHPAYQNSGEVPLGGRGVAGRTPANTQLDMHAEYALPLGHIGGEASRLRVTWDMFNVTNSQFQTARNQTSQLGASSAPIVGSTPPLNADYNRPTSFQAPFYARGSVRYEF, from the coding sequence ATGAACAAGCAATTCGTACGGTTGGCGCTTGCAGCCTGCCTGATCTCTGCACCAACGGTGTTCTGCACCTCCTCTGCCTTCGCGCAGGATCAGTCCGCCGTTACCGGCGGCCTGAACGGCAGCGTGACTGACCCCAGCGGCGCGGCCATCGTCGGCGCCAAGGTGACCATCACGGGTCCGCAGGGTTCGATCACGACCACGACCGACAAGAACGGCCGCTTCGGCGCCACCACTCTGCGCCCCGGCTACTATGACGTCAAGGTTGAGCAGGCTGGTTTCAGCACGACCACCGCCGTTCACAACGAAGTGAACGTTTCCACGACCTCTTCGCTGAACCTGAAGATGAACGTTGGCTCTGAGGCCACGACGGTTCAGGTTACGTCTGAGGCTGTGCCGGTCGATACGGAAAGCACCGCCATCACCGCGACGCTGACCGACACCTTCTACAACGCGATTCCCATGCCCCGTAACGTGACGGCGATCTTCTACGCTGCTCCCGGTGTGCAGTCCGGCCAGGTGAACGCTTCGGCGAACCAGGTTGGTCCCGGCGCGAACAACCCGTCCATCGGCGGCGCTTCCGGTCTTGAGAACCTGTATGTTGTGGACGGTGTCACCATCACCGACCAGGCATTCGGCTCGATCGGTACCTTCAACCGCTATCACGGCTCGCTCGGCACCGGCATCAACCTTGCCTTCATCAAGGAAGTTGACGTCAAGACCTACGGCTTTGAGCCTCAGTACGGCAAGGCAACCGGCGGTATAGTCCAGATCGTGACCAAGTCGGGTGGCAACGCCTTCCACGGCGCACTGTCTGCATACTTCGCACCGGCTGCGTTTTACGCAAGCCGCCGCCAGTTCTACCAGTACGGCTACAAGCTTTCGACACCGTCGCAGACGCTCTCGAGCCCTGCCTTCGACGCTGCAATCGAAATCGGTGGCTATGTACCGCACCTGAAGGACAAGCTGTTCTTCTTCGGCGCCTTCGATCCTTCCCTGACGCGCAGCATGGTGCAGGCAAATCCCAATGCGCCCGCAGCATCCGTCGCCCTGGGTGCGTTTGGGACGACCGCCAGCAGTATGAACTACGCTGGCAAGCTCACCTATAAGATGGGCGAGCGGACCACGCTGGAGCTCACCGCTTTCGGCGATCCTTCGCGCCACAACACGGTTCCTTCCACGCTTTCCAGTGGTGACCCGAACTCCACCAAGAGCTCCTGGAACTACGGTTCGCAGGATGAACTCGCGCGCCTGGATACGGCACTGTCGAACTCCTGGACTGTGGATCTTTCGTACTCGTACAACCACAACCACTTCTCTGAGATTCCGGCATTCAACCAGTACGCCGTCACCAACACGGTGCCCACCTTTTCGGGCGGCGCGTCTGTGACGTCGGGCCTGGGCGCGTACGAGCCCTCGGTGAACAACACCTACAGCATTTCCGCCAACACGGCCAAGATTGTGCACCTATTCGGTACGCACACCTTCTCGGTGGGCTACGGCTACGATCACACGAACTTCGCTGACTTCCCCACGCGTTCGGGTAACCTGTTCCCGGTTGTCACCACCAACTATCTCGGTGGCGCGGTCGCAAAGAAGAGCTACGTTCCGACCGGCGTATTGACCGATGGCCAGTTCAACATCGCACCGATCAATTCCAGCGATCTTACGGATCACACCTGCACTGCCTGCCCAATCGTCAACGGTGTCAGTGTCTATGCTTCTTCGACCCGTGGTCAGTACGCTGGACGTAGCATCCTCGCGCAGGGCCGTTATCACCAGGCCTACGGCGAAGACGTCTACCAGATGAACAAATTCATCACGTTGAACCTGGGCGTTCGCTGGGAACAGCAGCGCATGACGGCTCCCGTGCAGAGCTACAACTACGGCGCAAGCTGGTCCCCCCGTGTTGGTATCAACATCGACCCGATGGGCGATCGCAAGAGCAAGATCTTCTTCAACTTCGGCCGCAACTTCTGGGCTGCTCCGCTCGATGCCGCCATTCGTTCGCTGGGCGGCGAAATCGACTCCTACAACATGGCGTTTGCGCCGACCTATAACGCCGCCACCGGAACCTTCACGATCATTCCGGATCAGGCTCATGCTCTGAACGGTACGCCCCGCCGCACCTCTGGCGGTTCGACGACCAACTTCGCTGCGCCCACCTATTCGCTGGGCGGAGAAGGTGTGCTCGCGGGCACCAAGCAGGAGTATGAAGACGAGTATGTTGCTGGCTACGAGCGCACCCTTGGCAAGACACTCGTATTCAAGGCTCGCTACACGGATCGCCGCCTCGGCCGCATCATCGAGGACGTGGGTTCGCAGTCGCCGGAAGGCTTTTACATCCTGAGCGGCTTCAACGGCGGTATCACCAACCCTGGCCCGAAGACCGACATTGCGATCAACGAGCAGGAAGTCACCTATACGCCGGCTCAGTATGCCGCCGCACAGGCACGGTCTGTTGGTGGTGCGTATGTTGCTCCCGTGGCTGGTTGCACGGCGGATAACGACACGGCTGCAGCGCTGGGCGGTATCTTCGTCAACGGACGTAACCAGCCTGTCGGTGGCGCCTGCATCCTGAACCCCGACACCGCGGACAACGCAGCGAACCCGGCTGTCAATGCCAACGGCGGCGACGGTATCCCCGATGGTTTTGTCAAGCCGATTCGCCGCTTCAACTCGGTTGAGTTCGAACTCGACAAGCGCTTCAGCAACCACTGGCTTGCCGTGACCAACTTCCGCTGGGGCAACCTGTACGGTAACTACGAGGGTGCATACCGTAACGACAACGGTCAGTCGGATCCTGGTATCAGCTCGCTCTTTGACTTCACCTCCGGTAAGCTTGGCCTCCTCGGAGACCAGTTCACCCCTGGCCCGCTTAGCTCGGATCGCCGCACCGTTGGTAACGTCTTCTTGAGCTACAGCTTCGCAGGCGGATCGACGAACAGCTTCATCAGCAACGCTGTGAAGGGCCTCACGCTTGGCCTTGGAGCTCGCGGTCAGTCTGGTGTGCCCCTGAGTGTGCTCGGCATCCATCCGGCTTACCAGAACTCTGGTGAAGTGCCGCTTGGTGGCCGTGGTGTTGCTGGTCGTACACCTGCTAACACCCAGCTCGATATGCACGCAGAGTACGCCTTGCCGCTCGGTCACATCGGTGGTGAAGCAAGCCGTCTGCGCGTCACTTGGGATATGTTCAACGTAACGAACAGCCAGTTCCAGACCGCACGCAACCAGACCTCGCAGCTTGGCGCTTCGTCCGCTCCGATCGTCGGCTCCACGCCGCCGCTCAACGCGGATTACAACCGTCCCACCAGCTTCCAGGCTCCGTTCTACGCACGTGGTTCGGTCCGCTACGAGTTCTAA
- the nadD gene encoding nicotinate (nicotinamide) nucleotide adenylyltransferase codes for MRIGYFGGTFDPPHRAHLLAAQAAADAMRLDRVFLAPTGLQPLKAAGPHASYDDRLAMTRLLCAEDPRMEVSEIDAPHPDGSPNYTIDALARLRSRFPDAELFVIVGADTFLSLPRWREPEKLLAEAEWIVLSRPGFELNDIDPDHGGEGIASLNLTPEQRARVHLVETLDEDISASGIRERLRVGVSCGKSLTPTVGLYIARMHLYHAT; via the coding sequence ATGCGCATCGGCTATTTTGGCGGCACCTTCGATCCACCGCACCGCGCACACCTGCTGGCCGCACAGGCGGCGGCAGATGCGATGCGGCTGGATCGCGTATTCCTGGCACCAACCGGACTGCAGCCGTTGAAGGCGGCAGGCCCACATGCCAGCTACGACGATCGCCTGGCAATGACGCGTCTGCTGTGCGCCGAAGACCCGCGCATGGAGGTCTCCGAGATCGACGCGCCGCATCCCGACGGCTCGCCCAACTACACCATCGATGCGCTCGCGCGCCTGCGTTCCAGATTCCCCGATGCCGAACTATTCGTGATTGTTGGTGCGGATACTTTTCTGTCGCTGCCCCGCTGGCGCGAGCCGGAAAAGCTGCTGGCCGAAGCCGAATGGATCGTGCTTTCGCGGCCCGGCTTTGAGCTGAATGACATTGACCCGGACCACGGTGGCGAAGGCATTGCCTCGCTGAACCTGACGCCCGAACAGCGCGCGCGGGTTCACCTGGTCGAGACGCTGGATGAGGACATCTCTGCCAGCGGCATTCGCGAACGGCTGCGTGTCGGCGTCTCCTGCGGCAAGTCGCTCACGCCCACGGTTGGCCTGTACATCGCGCGCATGCACCTGTACCACGCCACCTAA
- a CDS encoding DoxX family protein → MTTEDQPSKPMLWIGWILTALPALFLLSGGVTAALQLPVVKEGLGKYGFTPSILPIFAAVELTCAVLTLIPRTAPIGAILISAYMGGAVITHLRAGEAQWFIPVIFSAVVWIGLWLRRPSLRQQMLGI, encoded by the coding sequence ATGACCACGGAAGACCAACCCTCAAAGCCCATGCTCTGGATCGGCTGGATCCTCACGGCGCTGCCGGCGCTTTTTCTCCTGTCCGGAGGCGTCACGGCTGCTCTGCAACTGCCGGTGGTGAAAGAGGGTCTGGGCAAGTACGGATTCACGCCCTCGATCCTGCCCATATTCGCGGCTGTTGAATTGACATGCGCCGTGCTGACCCTGATCCCGCGCACCGCACCGATCGGAGCGATCCTGATCTCCGCATATATGGGCGGTGCCGTGATCACGCACCTGCGTGCGGGCGAAGCGCAGTGGTTCATCCCTGTCATCTTTTCCGCTGTGGTTTGGATCGGCCTCTGGTTGCGCCGGCCCTCGCTTCGCCAACAGATGCTTGGCATCTGA